A window of the bacterium genome harbors these coding sequences:
- a CDS encoding peptidylprolyl isomerase — protein sequence MGRAQRRKQENRLRRLEEVKAAAQGRAGRRRKLAIGTAALVVVAVAALFPILQAAPDGETSVAVDTTGAPVLDAAEGTVADVRAEDGPSGVGAVPAGCPAPDGSDGPRLDFDGPPPMCIDPAAGYTAVFHTSEGEMRFELTPADTPQTVNNFVTLARWGYYDGTLLFRTDPSIDIIQGGSPHTNSPSDPGPGYTIPDEPPFAPDPDTGRPVGPYRYQPGQLVMARSAGFDSGGAQFFITTGPNAALLDSQGVYVVFGTTDAAGLEVARSIMDLHVATGNMGGAPSRDVVVYSITVE from the coding sequence ATGGGTAGGGCCCAACGCCGCAAACAGGAGAATCGCCTGCGCCGGCTGGAGGAGGTCAAGGCGGCCGCGCAAGGGCGCGCCGGGCGGCGGAGAAAACTCGCGATCGGGACGGCCGCATTGGTGGTCGTCGCCGTGGCGGCTCTGTTCCCGATCCTTCAAGCAGCGCCGGACGGCGAGACATCCGTGGCAGTCGACACGACCGGAGCCCCCGTCCTCGACGCAGCCGAAGGCACGGTGGCGGATGTTCGCGCCGAGGATGGACCTTCCGGTGTCGGCGCCGTTCCGGCGGGCTGTCCGGCGCCGGACGGAAGCGACGGGCCGAGGCTCGACTTCGACGGCCCACCACCGATGTGTATTGATCCGGCGGCGGGTTACACCGCGGTGTTCCACACCAGCGAAGGGGAGATGCGTTTCGAGTTGACACCGGCCGACACGCCCCAGACCGTCAACAATTTCGTCACGCTTGCCCGCTGGGGCTACTACGACGGCACGCTGCTATTCCGGACCGACCCTTCGATCGACATCATCCAGGGCGGTTCCCCCCACACCAACAGCCCGTCCGACCCTGGGCCGGGCTACACCATCCCGGATGAGCCGCCGTTCGCACCGGATCCGGACACCGGCCGGCCCGTCGGTCCGTACCGTTACCAGCCCGGTCAACTGGTGATGGCTCGATCGGCGGGCTTCGACTCGGGGGGCGCGCAGTTCTTCATAACCACCGGCCCCAACGCCGCCCTCCTCGACAGTCAGGGTGTCTACGTGGTGTTCGGGACCACCGACGCGGCAGGGCTGGAGGTGGCGCGCTCGATAATGGATCTCCATGTGGCCACCGGCAACATGGGCGGAGCACCCTCGAGAGACGTGGTGGTTTACTCCATTACCGTCGAGTGA